TTCTACGTCTGGTCCATCGATCTGTACCGCCGCTGGACGGGTCAGCGCGTCGGCTCTAGCGTGGGATTGGCGCTGGTCGCCGCAATAGTCGAGCCCTTCACATTCCAGTTGCTCCGCCACACTGGCGCCCTGCTGGGATGGCTGCATTTTTTACGTGGTGGCCGCGTCTGGGGCGTGCAGCGGCGCTCAGGACTGGTCGCACCCGACGAAAGTTGACGGCAGGCGGGAAACCCCAGGTATTGTCAAAAACATCAATTGCGCACCTTCTAGTAGACTGACTCCCCATGTCGGCCCCAATCCTGTTGGGGGCCCATCCAGGTTTCAGACTATAAGGAGGCGTCGCCCATGCATGGAGTTCCTTCGCTGGATAGCAGCACTATCGATGCGCCTGTCGACGCTATTGCCGATGCATCTGACGAAGTATCTTCCGCGGCATTCGTCGAAGCGCGCCCTGACGCGCCTGTTCGCGATTTGCGTCGCGTTCCGATCCACCCCGATTACTGGTATCCGCTTGCCTGGTCGCATGAGGTCAAGCGGGGCAAGGCGCACGGCGTAACCTTCGCAGGCGAGCCGATCGTACTCGTGCGTACCGAGTCGGGCGTCACGTTTGCGCTGGAAGACCGCTGCGCGCATCGCCAGGTGCCGCTGCACGGCGGCGTGGTGGACGGCGAAAACATCCGCTGCTGTTATCACGGCTGGACCTACGATTGCACGGGCCGTTGTGTCGATATTCCCTATCTCGGCCGTGAGCGGCTGCCCAACGGCGTGCGCTCGTACCCGTGCCGCGAGGAACAAGGGTTGATCTTCGTGTTCCCGGGCAATCCAGCGCTGGCTGAGGAGCGCCCGTTGCCGCCGCTCGCCTCGCTCGGCGACAAGGCGTACAAGACGCGCCGCTTTGGCCGCGAAGTAAAGTGCCACTATTCGTTCATGCACGAAAACCTGATGGACATGAACCATCAGTTCCTGCATCGCAAACAGATGGGGCAGATGCGGGCGCGGTCGCTGGGACGGCGTCGCGGCGAGGGCTGGGTCGAGGTGGACTACACGTTCGCGCGGATGGCCGGCGAGCAGCCGATCGGCGAAGCGCTGGTCTTCGGCCAGAGCCGTAAAGGCACGCAAGGCGCGGACAAGGACGTGATGACCATCCGCACCGAATATCCGTACCAGACGCTGCAGATCCGCACGTCGGATTCGACGCTCGTGATGAACCTGTGGATCGTGTATGTGCCGGTCGATAGCGAGCAGCGCGTCAACCGCACCTTCGGCCTGCTGTCCATCCGCAAGCCGGGCATTCCGGTCCTGCTCGATATGGCGTGGCCACTGCTAGTGTGGTTCACCGAGCGGATTTTCAAGGAAGACCGCTGGATCGTTGAGCGTGAACAGGAAGCGCACGATCGCCAAGGGGCGGACTGGAACCACGAGGTGTTTCCGGTCATCAACGAACTGCGCGCACTGTTGCGCGAGTGCGGCGCGCCGCCGGCTGCGGGCCATTTCAAAGGTGTGCGTATTGGGCCGGCCGAAGCAACGACCTAAGGCGACGGCGGGCTCATTCGCTTTCCGCGATGCCCGCCTTGGACAAGCCTGATTCACTCTCGGCG
The sequence above is drawn from the Paraburkholderia phenazinium genome and encodes:
- a CDS encoding aromatic ring-hydroxylating oxygenase subunit alpha; this encodes MHGVPSLDSSTIDAPVDAIADASDEVSSAAFVEARPDAPVRDLRRVPIHPDYWYPLAWSHEVKRGKAHGVTFAGEPIVLVRTESGVTFALEDRCAHRQVPLHGGVVDGENIRCCYHGWTYDCTGRCVDIPYLGRERLPNGVRSYPCREEQGLIFVFPGNPALAEERPLPPLASLGDKAYKTRRFGREVKCHYSFMHENLMDMNHQFLHRKQMGQMRARSLGRRRGEGWVEVDYTFARMAGEQPIGEALVFGQSRKGTQGADKDVMTIRTEYPYQTLQIRTSDSTLVMNLWIVYVPVDSEQRVNRTFGLLSIRKPGIPVLLDMAWPLLVWFTERIFKEDRWIVEREQEAHDRQGADWNHEVFPVINELRALLRECGAPPAAGHFKGVRIGPAEATT